A genomic window from Flavobacterium azooxidireducens includes:
- a CDS encoding endo-dextranase, translating into MIKFKFVKYSIILSLAMLLACSDDETNRDIPYVEDPVIPSVEMTTDKAVYNPGETVLFTADKLYANAFIRYKYLGTVVGELPLTATTWSWTPPLTDFKGYMAEVYVNNNDGTTQILGTVAVDVSSDWSKFPRYGFLSDFGNLTASQKQEVIANLKKYHINGLQFYDWLYRHHAPLAGTVNSPMPVWNDIINRDNYLSTVQDYITLAHESNMKTMFYNLAYGVLNDYDPALIPPQLFIYKDINHTMKDRHELSAPFISDIYLVNPANAQWQNYLIQKNDEVYQVFDFDGFHIDQLGDRGTVYRYDGSDANLKNTFPAFIESMKQAHPDKRMVMNAVNQYGQPEMAGSNLDFLYTEVWSPNEGFKDLTNILADNAAYSNHTKNTVLAAYMNYNKANSPGIFNTPGILLTDAVIFAFGGSHLELGEHMLAKEYFPNTNLSMTVELKTALLDYYDFLTAYQNLLRDGGSFNTPVLSSGDGKMNLGSWPPTMGKVAVVGKQVGAKQVVHLLNFTNANSLNWRDTEGTQRVPEAIKQAMLNLQVSGTVTKIWYASPDYNGGSTTAIDFTQVGSSVNLKVPFLKYWGMIVVE; encoded by the coding sequence ATGATAAAATTTAAGTTTGTAAAATACAGTATTATTTTAAGTTTGGCCATGTTATTGGCTTGTAGTGATGATGAAACCAATCGGGATATTCCTTATGTTGAAGATCCGGTTATTCCAAGTGTCGAAATGACTACGGATAAAGCGGTTTATAATCCCGGAGAAACAGTGCTTTTTACGGCAGATAAACTTTATGCTAATGCATTTATTCGCTACAAATATTTGGGAACGGTTGTGGGCGAATTACCTCTGACTGCAACAACTTGGAGCTGGACACCGCCTTTAACAGATTTTAAAGGATATATGGCAGAGGTTTATGTTAATAATAATGATGGAACTACACAGATTTTAGGCACTGTTGCCGTTGATGTTTCTTCCGATTGGTCTAAATTTCCGAGGTATGGTTTCCTCTCGGATTTTGGTAATCTCACGGCTTCTCAAAAGCAGGAAGTTATAGCTAACCTGAAAAAATACCACATCAATGGCCTTCAGTTTTATGACTGGCTTTACAGACATCATGCTCCCTTGGCAGGAACAGTGAACAGTCCGATGCCGGTTTGGAACGATATTATTAACCGAGACAATTATTTGAGTACGGTACAGGATTATATTACCCTAGCCCATGAAAGCAACATGAAAACGATGTTTTACAATTTGGCTTACGGAGTATTGAATGATTATGATCCGGCTTTAATTCCTCCGCAGTTGTTTATTTATAAGGATATCAATCATACGATGAAAGACAGGCATGAACTATCGGCTCCGTTCATCAGTGATATTTACCTGGTGAATCCGGCCAATGCACAATGGCAAAATTACCTGATACAAAAGAATGATGAAGTATACCAGGTATTTGATTTTGACGGTTTTCACATAGACCAGCTTGGGGACAGAGGAACGGTATACCGTTACGACGGTTCGGATGCAAATTTAAAAAATACATTTCCGGCCTTTATTGAATCTATGAAACAGGCACATCCTGATAAAAGGATGGTCATGAATGCGGTAAATCAATATGGTCAACCGGAAATGGCCGGTAGCAATCTGGATTTTCTTTACACCGAAGTCTGGTCGCCTAACGAAGGATTTAAAGACCTTACAAACATCTTGGCTGATAATGCCGCCTATAGCAATCACACCAAAAATACCGTTTTGGCAGCGTATATGAATTACAACAAAGCAAACAGTCCGGGAATTTTTAATACACCCGGTATTTTACTTACGGATGCTGTAATCTTTGCCTTTGGCGGTTCACATCTTGAACTGGGTGAACACATGCTGGCAAAAGAATATTTTCCGAATACCAATTTGTCCATGACAGTTGAACTTAAAACAGCTTTACTGGATTATTATGACTTTTTAACAGCCTATCAGAACCTGCTTCGCGACGGCGGTAGTTTTAATACGCCTGTCCTTAGTTCAGGAGACGGAAAAATGAATTTGGGGAGCTGGCCGCCAACCATGGGTAAAGTGGCTGTTGTAGGAAAACAAGTAGGAGCAAAACAGGTGGTTCATTTGTTGAATTTCACAAATGCTAATTCTTTGAACTGGCGAGATACAGAAGGAACGCAGCGTGTTCCGGAGGCTATAAAGCAGGCTATGCTAAATCTTCAAGTCAGCGGTACGGTTACCAAAATCTGGTATGCCTCGCCGGATTACAACGGAGGCAGTACCACAGCAATTGATTTTACACAAGTTGGTAGTTCAGTTAATTTAAAAGTACCTTTTCTTAAGTATTGGGGAATGATCGTGGTGGAATAG
- a CDS encoding SusF/SusE family outer membrane protein has protein sequence MKTIKNKMNRTKLLAFFSIVSMVFLSACSSDELDGQTFATDELALTASREEMVFEPSMFNEKFQFNWTTGNNMGTGSAIFYKLQLDKTENNFSNPVEYDFGKNVFSFELGIPTFNAMLLTTFGAQVGTPVSIRARIIATFANENVATQISEISLVLTPYQPLTNTLFLIGSATPNGWDIVNATPLIQSASNPTVFTYEGTLTTGNFKFAVNTDSCLCQDFYTRNADDENSMVYNIGGSGDDLQWTIESTGMYKLTVNLIELTIAIEEVDAPPFSQLWIVGDASPSGWDINNPKPFTQTDDPFIFTYEATFVPGNFKILAGVTGDWCGQWYRPLVDNEVLTATTVEQNSGCDVDNKWQVTTATAGRYKITLNTANNTIKIVPVEVYLIGDATPNGWSMGSFTPMVKNGSVYTFTGNLTAGEFKFTKFNTNWCEGTEIVAATPNQSILNTSFLYRENCAGDDNKWVVSAAQAGNRTITINLDTNELTIN, from the coding sequence ATGAAAACAATTAAAAACAAAATGAATCGGACAAAACTATTGGCTTTCTTTTCAATTGTATCGATGGTTTTTTTGTCGGCCTGCAGCAGTGATGAACTCGACGGGCAGACCTTTGCAACAGATGAATTGGCACTAACGGCTTCCCGGGAAGAAATGGTGTTTGAACCAAGCATGTTTAACGAAAAGTTTCAGTTCAACTGGACTACCGGAAACAATATGGGAACCGGCTCGGCAATATTTTATAAATTACAATTAGACAAGACAGAGAATAACTTTTCTAATCCCGTAGAATATGATTTTGGGAAAAATGTTTTTTCGTTTGAGTTAGGTATTCCCACTTTCAATGCCATGTTGCTCACAACATTTGGAGCTCAGGTCGGTACTCCTGTTTCCATTCGGGCCCGAATTATAGCAACGTTTGCCAACGAAAATGTGGCAACCCAGATTTCAGAAATCAGTTTGGTCTTAACGCCCTATCAGCCTTTGACTAATACATTGTTTCTGATAGGAAGTGCCACACCCAACGGATGGGATATTGTAAATGCCACTCCCCTGATTCAATCTGCTTCAAATCCAACCGTGTTTACCTATGAAGGAACACTGACCACCGGTAATTTTAAGTTTGCTGTGAATACAGATTCCTGTTTATGTCAGGATTTTTATACCCGGAATGCGGACGATGAAAACAGCATGGTATACAACATTGGCGGGAGTGGAGACGATTTACAATGGACAATTGAATCAACCGGAATGTATAAATTAACAGTTAACCTGATTGAACTGACTATTGCGATAGAAGAAGTTGATGCTCCCCCGTTCTCCCAATTATGGATAGTGGGTGATGCTTCACCTAGCGGATGGGATATCAACAATCCGAAACCGTTTACACAAACCGATGATCCTTTTATATTTACCTATGAAGCTACCTTTGTGCCCGGGAATTTTAAAATACTTGCCGGAGTAACGGGGGATTGGTGCGGACAATGGTATAGACCTTTGGTAGATAATGAAGTTTTAACGGCTACTACCGTGGAACAAAATTCAGGCTGTGATGTAGACAATAAGTGGCAGGTAACTACAGCAACTGCCGGCAGGTATAAGATTACCCTGAACACCGCCAATAACACCATAAAAATTGTTCCCGTGGAGGTATACCTCATTGGTGATGCTACACCTAACGGCTGGAGCATGGGTTCTTTTACACCGATGGTTAAAAACGGAAGTGTCTACACTTTTACGGGCAACCTTACGGCAGGGGAATTTAAATTCACAAAGTTTAATACCAACTGGTGTGAAGGAACTGAAATAGTGGCAGCTACGCCCAATCAATCTATTTTAAACACGAGCTTTTTATACAGAGAGAATTGTGCCGGAGATGATAATAAATGGGTTGTTTCCGCCGCTCAGGCTGGTAACCGCACAATTACGATAAATTTAGACACCAATGAATTAACCATTAATTAA
- a CDS encoding helix-turn-helix domain-containing protein, which yields MQDTKDFVQKLEKILDYFQLSASAFADKIGVQRSSLSHLLSGRNKPSLEFVIKITEAFPEVDLYWFLFNKGTFPKSNSTENHFVSEEISPKKNDEISKPEVIKPEKAIFQDQEDVEKIVIFYKNGTFKTYLPK from the coding sequence ATGCAAGACACAAAGGATTTTGTTCAAAAATTGGAAAAAATTCTAGACTATTTTCAACTCAGTGCTTCTGCTTTTGCGGATAAAATTGGAGTGCAACGATCGAGTCTTTCTCACCTACTCTCAGGCAGAAATAAACCGAGTTTAGAATTTGTGATTAAAATTACAGAAGCTTTTCCGGAAGTAGATTTGTATTGGTTTTTGTTTAATAAAGGAACTTTTCCTAAATCAAATTCGACGGAAAACCATTTTGTTTCTGAAGAAATTTCACCGAAAAAAAATGATGAAATCAGTAAACCGGAAGTGATTAAACCTGAAAAAGCAATCTTTCAAGACCAAGAAGACGTTGAGAAAATAGTAATTTTCTACAAAAACGGAACTTTTAAAACATACCTACCAAAATAA
- a CDS encoding M14 family metallopeptidase → MDYHSIYEKNKENELSGRYITLKNIEPILGKHFAKNEIQVIGNSVLEKSIYSYRVGTGNFKILLWSQMHGNESTTTKALFDVFNFLDSDVEEVKKWKEKFSFYFIPMLNPDGAELYTRENANEVDLNRDFINLSQPESRLLMSVFNEFKPDFCFNLHDQRTIFGVAKTGKPATLSFLSPSYNEEREINDNRLQAINLISCINEELQKHIPGQIGRFDDSFNRNCVGDTFQQMGVPTVLFEAGHFSNDYQREETRKFIFIALLRSFQALYENDIVNNKIEDYLKIPQNNPCFFDIVYRNVKINYDNSIFITNFAVQFKEEIIENLLVFNAYISSVGDLEDFLGHLEYDVQGDLYEDEKGNFPKISEKANFTIGKHIKFVNGLLKN, encoded by the coding sequence ATGGACTATCATTCTATCTACGAAAAAAATAAAGAAAACGAACTGTCGGGTCGATACATAACATTAAAAAATATCGAACCAATTTTAGGAAAACATTTCGCCAAAAATGAAATTCAAGTAATAGGAAATTCGGTGTTAGAAAAGTCAATTTACAGTTATCGAGTTGGTACCGGAAATTTTAAAATTCTACTTTGGTCACAAATGCACGGAAATGAAAGTACAACCACTAAAGCACTTTTTGATGTTTTTAATTTTCTGGATTCGGATGTTGAAGAGGTAAAAAAATGGAAAGAAAAATTTAGTTTCTATTTTATTCCAATGCTCAATCCGGATGGAGCAGAACTTTATACGAGAGAAAACGCCAATGAGGTTGATTTAAACCGCGATTTTATTAATTTGTCACAACCCGAAAGTCGATTATTAATGAGTGTTTTTAATGAGTTTAAACCTGATTTTTGTTTTAATCTACACGATCAACGCACTATTTTTGGTGTGGCAAAAACGGGTAAGCCGGCAACATTGTCATTTTTGTCGCCTTCGTATAATGAAGAAAGAGAAATCAACGACAATAGATTGCAAGCAATTAATCTAATTTCTTGTATTAATGAAGAGCTTCAAAAACATATTCCGGGGCAAATTGGTCGTTTTGATGATAGCTTCAATAGAAATTGCGTTGGTGATACTTTTCAGCAAATGGGTGTGCCAACCGTTCTTTTTGAAGCAGGTCATTTCTCTAATGATTATCAAAGAGAAGAAACTCGAAAATTTATATTTATTGCTCTGCTAAGAAGTTTTCAAGCACTTTACGAAAACGATATAGTTAATAACAAAATTGAAGATTATTTGAAAATTCCGCAAAATAATCCTTGTTTTTTCGATATTGTTTACAGAAATGTCAAAATAAATTATGATAATTCAATATTTATTACGAATTTTGCAGTGCAATTTAAGGAAGAAATTATCGAAAATCTACTCGTTTTTAATGCTTATATTTCAAGTGTTGGCGATTTAGAGGATTTTCTTGGTCATTTAGAATATGATGTACAAGGAGATTTATACGAAGACGAAAAAGGTAATTTTCCGAAAATCAGCGAAAAAGCTAATTTTACAATAGGAAAACATATCAAATTTGTTAATGGTTTGCTAAAAAATTAA
- a CDS encoding glycoside hydrolase family 97 protein — MKKITILAFLCLSVFTINAQQLKSPDGKLEMTFSLKENGVPTYLLNYKGKSVIKTSSLGLELKNDKKSLLNDFTVSDTKNSTFDETWTPVWGEESQIRNHYNELAVTLNQKETNRLLVIRFRLFDDGLGFRYEFPQQNNLGHFVIKEERTQFAMTGDHTAFWIPGDYDTQEYDYSESKLSEIRPLMAKSITSNLSQTSFSPTGVQTSLIMKTADGLYINLHEAALIDYACMHLNLNDKNFVFESWLTPDVQGDKGYLQAPSTSPWRTIMVSDDARTILASRMTYNLNEACKIEDTSWIKPTKYIGVWWEMITGKSSWAYTDDFKAIQLGVTDYTKAKSNGKHGATTENVKRHIDFAAEHGFDGVLVEGWNEGWEDWFGNSKDYVFDFVTPYPDFDLVGIRDYAKSKGVKMIMHHETSSSVRNYERHMDKAYKFMKENGYDAVKSGYVGDILPRGENHYSQWLINHYQYALEKAAEYKIMVNAHEAVRPTGIARTYPNLIGNESARGTEYQAFGGSKPNHVTVLPFTRLIGGPMDYTPGIFEMDIQKFSPDNKSHVNSTLANQLALYVTLYSPLQMAADFPEHYNKFLDAFQFIKDVALDWDKSVYTEAEPGKYVTVARKAKGKPDWFVGSVGGEQTRTSTLKFDFLERGKTYIATIYADAKDAHYKNNPQAYTIRKVLVTNKSTLSQFVAAGGGYAISIKEAAREEIKGVKKL, encoded by the coding sequence ATGAAAAAAATAACCATTCTGGCTTTTCTATGCCTAAGTGTTTTTACAATAAATGCACAACAACTCAAGTCTCCCGACGGAAAATTAGAAATGACTTTTTCTTTAAAAGAGAATGGTGTACCGACATATTTATTAAATTACAAAGGGAAAAGCGTCATCAAAACCAGTTCACTCGGATTGGAATTAAAAAATGATAAGAAGTCACTGTTGAATGATTTCACAGTTTCAGATACAAAAAATTCAACTTTTGATGAAACATGGACTCCCGTTTGGGGCGAAGAAAGTCAAATTCGCAACCATTACAACGAATTAGCAGTTACTTTAAATCAAAAAGAAACCAATCGTTTGTTAGTTATTCGTTTTCGTCTTTTTGATGATGGATTGGGGTTTCGCTATGAATTTCCACAACAAAATAACTTGGGGCATTTTGTGATTAAAGAAGAAAGAACACAATTTGCAATGACCGGCGATCATACCGCTTTTTGGATTCCGGGCGATTATGACACGCAAGAATACGATTATTCTGAGTCAAAATTGTCTGAAATTCGACCATTGATGGCCAAGTCGATTACTAGTAATTTATCACAGACTTCTTTTTCACCAACTGGTGTTCAAACTTCGTTGATAATGAAAACAGCTGATGGTTTGTACATCAATTTACACGAAGCAGCTTTAATAGATTATGCTTGCATGCATTTGAATTTAAACGATAAAAATTTCGTTTTTGAATCATGGTTAACGCCCGATGTTCAAGGCGATAAAGGTTATCTTCAAGCTCCATCCACTTCGCCTTGGAGAACGATTATGGTAAGTGATGATGCCAGAACAATTTTGGCTTCCAGAATGACCTACAATCTAAATGAAGCTTGTAAAATTGAAGACACTTCGTGGATTAAGCCAACAAAATACATCGGTGTTTGGTGGGAAATGATTACCGGAAAAAGTTCGTGGGCTTACACAGATGATTTTAAAGCCATTCAATTAGGAGTGACCGATTACACCAAAGCAAAATCAAACGGAAAACACGGAGCAACGACAGAAAATGTAAAAAGACACATCGATTTTGCTGCAGAACACGGTTTTGATGGTGTTTTAGTTGAAGGCTGGAACGAAGGTTGGGAAGATTGGTTTGGCAATTCTAAAGATTATGTTTTTGATTTTGTAACGCCTTATCCCGATTTCGACTTGGTTGGAATTAGAGATTATGCCAAAAGTAAAGGTGTAAAAATGATTATGCATCACGAAACGTCGTCGTCTGTACGCAATTATGAGCGTCACATGGACAAAGCATATAAGTTTATGAAGGAGAACGGTTACGATGCCGTTAAAAGCGGTTATGTAGGTGATATTTTACCAAGAGGAGAGAATCATTACAGTCAGTGGTTGATTAATCACTATCAGTATGCGTTGGAAAAAGCGGCAGAATACAAAATTATGGTGAATGCTCACGAGGCGGTTCGACCAACCGGAATTGCCAGAACCTATCCAAATCTTATTGGAAATGAATCGGCAAGAGGAACAGAATATCAAGCTTTTGGCGGCTCTAAGCCTAATCACGTAACGGTTTTGCCTTTCACACGATTAATTGGCGGACCAATGGATTATACGCCGGGAATATTTGAAATGGATATCCAAAAATTCAGTCCGGATAATAAATCGCACGTAAACAGTACGTTAGCAAATCAATTAGCGTTGTATGTAACTTTGTACAGTCCGTTGCAAATGGCTGCCGATTTTCCTGAACATTACAATAAGTTTTTAGACGCATTTCAATTCATCAAAGATGTTGCTTTAGATTGGGATAAAAGCGTTTACACCGAAGCAGAGCCCGGAAAATATGTTACAGTTGCCCGAAAAGCAAAAGGAAAACCAGATTGGTTTGTAGGAAGCGTAGGAGGTGAGCAGACAAGAACTTCGACATTAAAATTTGATTTTTTGGAGAGAGGAAAGACCTATATCGCTACCATTTATGCTGATGCGAAAGATGCTCATTACAAAAATAATCCACAAGCTTACACGATTCGTAAAGTTTTAGTAACCAATAAATCAACCCTTTCACAATTTGTGGCAGCCGGAGGAGGTTATGCCATTAGCATTAAAGAAGCGGCAAGAGAAGAAATAAAAGGAGTTAAAAAGCTCTAA
- a CDS encoding glycoside hydrolase family 31 protein, whose protein sequence is MKKYFVIVLLLGFLHTENTASQTTGGTRQKLGNCVSYTAVSGNKLVFNCSGGSKVLLQLCSGEVLKVWVSPDGNFTRTNPSFAVINEDLGWSGSINMTEESAAYELFTESLRVRVNKTPFQLQIFDKYQKLLFSDYNDMGFVKENNQLLSYKVLRTDEQFFGLGEKTGPINRRGRSYKMWNSDKPCYSVNEDPLYKSIPFFMSSYNYGIFFDNTYKTEFKFGSESNDYYSFETPGGEILYYFMFGNNYKQIIKHYIGLTGKPIMPPKWAFGFSQCRGLYTREDQAKEVASEFRARQIPCDIIYQDIGWVEGLQDFDWKKNNYKNPKQMVSELNEKGFKMILSQDPVISQANAKQWEEADKLGYFTTDIRTGNSYDMPWPWGGNCGVVDFTKPEVADWWGNYQQKPLNDGVRGFWTDMGEPAWSNEETTDRLFMKHYSGMHDEIHNVYGFTWDKVVTEQFYKHNPNKRVFQMTRAAYAGLQRYTFGWSGDAGNGSNVLEGWKQMANQIPVGLSAGLGLIPFWSCDISGYCGDIKDHDAMAELYVRWMQFGVFNPLSRAHHEGDNAVEPWVFGKEAEDISREAIELKYKLFPYTYTYAREAYDTGLPLMRALLLEYPDDSETYRLNGQFLLGKELLVAPVVEKGAVTKEVYVPEGEWIDFHDGKTVYSGPKWITVDAPLNRIPVFVKKGAILPMMPVMQYIHEQPDYPVILEIFPGKLNKESAFTLYEDDGESRDYERNIFSKTTFTGKTAKEGYALTIHAREENGYKPEQRNIIVKLHASVKPKNVSVDGKKVKKVKTAALQSVNANEFHKFAWSWDEVSGVVSVILADTGLSAKIIVEN, encoded by the coding sequence ATGAAAAAATATTTTGTTATCGTACTTCTTTTAGGTTTTCTGCATACTGAAAATACGGCTTCTCAAACAACCGGTGGTACCCGTCAAAAATTGGGGAACTGTGTTTCCTATACGGCCGTTTCGGGAAATAAACTGGTCTTCAATTGTTCCGGAGGTTCAAAAGTACTGTTGCAACTTTGCAGCGGTGAAGTACTCAAGGTTTGGGTTTCTCCTGATGGTAATTTTACACGGACCAATCCATCATTTGCCGTAATCAATGAAGATTTGGGATGGAGTGGTTCCATCAATATGACTGAAGAGTCAGCCGCTTATGAACTGTTTACGGAATCCCTTCGTGTCCGGGTGAATAAAACACCTTTTCAACTGCAAATTTTTGACAAATACCAAAAATTACTCTTCAGTGATTATAACGACATGGGTTTTGTTAAAGAAAATAATCAGTTATTGTCTTACAAAGTACTTCGTACCGATGAACAGTTTTTTGGTTTGGGCGAAAAAACTGGTCCGATAAACCGTCGCGGACGCAGTTATAAAATGTGGAACAGCGATAAACCTTGCTATAGTGTGAATGAAGATCCTTTGTATAAGAGTATTCCCTTTTTCATGAGCAGTTATAACTACGGAATCTTTTTTGACAATACTTATAAAACCGAGTTTAAATTCGGAAGTGAGTCCAATGATTATTACTCTTTTGAAACCCCGGGCGGCGAAATACTTTATTATTTTATGTTTGGAAACAATTACAAACAAATCATCAAGCACTATATAGGGTTAACCGGAAAACCGATTATGCCGCCCAAGTGGGCTTTTGGATTTTCACAATGTAGGGGACTATATACTCGGGAAGACCAGGCAAAAGAAGTGGCTTCTGAATTCAGAGCCAGACAAATTCCCTGTGATATAATTTACCAGGATATCGGATGGGTGGAAGGTTTACAGGATTTTGACTGGAAAAAAAATAATTACAAAAACCCGAAGCAGATGGTTAGTGAATTGAACGAAAAGGGATTCAAAATGATTCTGTCGCAAGATCCGGTGATTTCACAGGCCAACGCAAAACAATGGGAAGAGGCAGATAAATTAGGCTATTTTACCACGGATATACGCACCGGAAATTCTTATGACATGCCTTGGCCGTGGGGAGGAAACTGTGGGGTAGTTGATTTTACCAAACCGGAAGTAGCAGATTGGTGGGGAAATTACCAACAAAAGCCTCTTAACGATGGAGTACGGGGTTTTTGGACAGATATGGGCGAACCGGCTTGGAGTAATGAAGAGACCACAGACCGTTTATTTATGAAGCATTATTCGGGGATGCATGATGAAATTCACAACGTTTACGGTTTTACCTGGGACAAAGTGGTGACAGAACAATTTTATAAACATAACCCCAATAAACGTGTTTTCCAAATGACAAGAGCCGCTTATGCCGGTTTACAGCGTTATACCTTCGGTTGGAGCGGTGATGCGGGGAACGGCAGTAATGTGCTGGAAGGATGGAAACAAATGGCAAATCAGATTCCGGTGGGGCTTTCGGCCGGATTAGGACTTATTCCTTTCTGGTCCTGTGATATTTCAGGTTATTGCGGCGATATTAAAGACCATGATGCTATGGCAGAACTCTATGTGCGATGGATGCAGTTTGGCGTGTTTAATCCTTTGAGCCGGGCACACCACGAAGGTGATAATGCCGTGGAACCCTGGGTTTTTGGTAAAGAAGCGGAAGACATTTCCAGAGAGGCAATTGAATTAAAATACAAGTTGTTTCCCTATACCTATACCTATGCAAGAGAGGCGTATGATACAGGATTGCCTTTAATGAGAGCATTGTTACTGGAATATCCTGATGATAGTGAAACCTATCGGTTAAACGGGCAATTTTTGTTGGGAAAAGAATTGTTAGTGGCTCCCGTTGTAGAAAAAGGAGCGGTTACCAAAGAGGTTTATGTACCGGAAGGGGAGTGGATTGATTTTCATGACGGCAAAACAGTTTACAGCGGACCCAAATGGATAACCGTTGATGCACCCCTGAATCGAATTCCGGTTTTTGTTAAAAAAGGAGCTATACTGCCAATGATGCCAGTGATGCAATACATACATGAACAACCGGATTATCCTGTTATCCTTGAAATTTTTCCCGGAAAACTGAATAAAGAATCTGCCTTCACACTCTACGAAGACGATGGGGAAAGCCGCGACTATGAGCGGAATATTTTCAGTAAAACAACTTTTACAGGTAAAACAGCAAAGGAAGGTTATGCTTTAACCATCCATGCCAGAGAGGAGAATGGTTATAAGCCGGAACAACGAAATATTATTGTTAAACTGCATGCTTCTGTTAAACCGAAAAATGTATCGGTTGACGGCAAAAAAGTAAAAAAGGTAAAAACAGCCGCTTTACAATCGGTCAATGCCAATGAATTCCATAAATTTGCATGGAGTTGGGATGAAGTATCAGGTGTTGTTTCTGTCATTCTGGCCGACACTGGTTTGTCAGCCAAAATAATTGTTGAAAATTAA